Genomic segment of Anaerolineales bacterium:
GACCTCGACGTTCTTCATCCCCTTGTATTCGATTTTTTCCTTGATCGTCCGCAGCCAGGCGATGTGGCTGTAGAGGCCGTCCACCGAGAGCCCGACCAGCTTGCAGTTGGCCTTGGCGAAGCGTTCCTCCATCGAGGCGAAGGTCATGAATTCGGACGTGCAGACCGGGGTGAAGTCGGCCGGGTGGCTGAAGAGGATCACCCAGCTTCCCGAGAAATCGGCCGGGAAGTTGATCGGACCCTGGGTGGTCACCGCCTTGAATTCCGGCGCCTTTTCTCCGATGCGCGGCATGGGGGTTGCGGAGATTGTGTCCATAGTGTGCTCCTATATCTTAAGAGAGTCGCTCCCCCGATATGGGGAACGGATAATGCTTTTCAGCCGTCGGCGGATCCGGATGCGATGTGCGGTCCGGAGGCGGACGTCATTGCTCCGGTTGCGCGGGCGCCTCCAGCACGATCGACTCGTTTGGAAAATGGCGCTCCGCCGGCCGGTCGTTTTCGTCGGAGGGGCACAAGACCAACAGCGAGCGCGACACCCCCGGCCCGGGGTTTCCCCAGCGGTGGGGCAGGAAAGCTTCGAAGATCAGGCTGTCGCCGGGATCCATCCGGTAGGTCTGCCCGTCGACCGTATACTCCAGCACGCCTTCCAGGCAGAAGGCAAACTCCTGCCCGGTGTGGATGATCGGATCCGGCGTGCCCTCACTGCGGGCGGCCAGGGAGAGCAGCATCAACTGGCCTCCGTGCAAGGTCAAACCCTGCCCCAGGTCCGATAGGGATCCGTTTTGGAACACCGTCGACGGACGATTCCCGGCCTTTTGGAAGACGACGTTCCGTTTTACCTCTTCCGGCTGGAAGAACGACGCGATCGGAACCTGTATGGCCGCCGCGATCTGTTGCAGCGTGCTGACGCTGGGGGAGCTTTTCCCGTTTTCGATCAGGCTGAGCGTGTTAAAGTTTAATCCACTGATGTCGGCCAGCGCGCGGAGGGAGAGCGACCGCGCGTTGCGCAGCCTGCGCAGTTGTGCGCCGACATCGATCTCATCCGGCGGCGTGCCGCCCATCCGGCCGCGGCAACCCCGGCGGCATCGCCGTCCGCCTACGCCCCGGTTTCCCGGTTGCCCGTCCATCCGTTGCATTTCTTCTTGGCCTGCACTCATTGTAACAATATAATATTATAATTCTATCCGTTAAGCAATCCTTGTACTATTTCGATGTGTATTCCCGCCCAAGAATAATTCAAGCAAAGCGCTTAATCAAGTTGTTTGCTGGTGTCGTCGCGGGTCTCCGCTCCGGCCCGAGGGCAATCTTCCACTTCTGCGCGGCCATCTCCCTCGCTTCCTTGGCTCATCATCGGCGTGATTCTCGATGGGGGAGGCGGGGGTGTGCGAAGTCGGAGGCCAGTAAATTCCGGGGGTTCCAGGATGCCGGCTTCGTTTGCGCCGGGCGTACGTTCTCCGGCCGAGTTGCCACTCCTTTGAATGGTTTTCAGGCCTTTTTTATCCTACTCAGCTCTCCATCCCCACTCTTTCCTCAAATCCAACCCTCACTCCCTCCCCTCGCTTTCCCTCGCCTCGCTCGGGACAAG
This window contains:
- a CDS encoding redoxin domain-containing protein, yielding MDTISATPMPRIGEKAPEFKAVTTQGPINFPADFSGSWVILFSHPADFTPVCTSEFMTFASMEERFAKANCKLVGLSVDGLYSHIAWLRTIKEKIEYKGMKNVEV
- a CDS encoding cupin domain-containing protein, with the protein product MDGQPGNRGVGGRRCRRGCRGRMGGTPPDEIDVGAQLRRLRNARSLSLRALADISGLNFNTLSLIENGKSSPSVSTLQQIAAAIQVPIASFFQPEEVKRNVVFQKAGNRPSTVFQNGSLSDLGQGLTLHGGQLMLLSLAARSEGTPDPIIHTGQEFAFCLEGVLEYTVDGQTYRMDPGDSLIFEAFLPHRWGNPGPGVSRSLLVLCPSDENDRPAERHFPNESIVLEAPAQPEQ